In a genomic window of Nomascus leucogenys isolate Asia chromosome 4, Asia_NLE_v1, whole genome shotgun sequence:
- the AKAIN1 gene encoding A-kinase anchor protein inhibitor 1 isoform X2 produces MVFAPGEKPGNEPEEVMLQNASKQIVQNAILQAVQQVSQESQHREERISDNRDHIQLGVGELTKKHEKK; encoded by the coding sequence GTGAGAAACCTGGAAATGAGCCTGAAGAGGTGATGCTGCAGAATGCCAGCAAACAGATTGTGCAGAATGCAATCCTGCAAGCTGTGCAGCAAGTCTCCCAGGAGAGTCAGCACAGGGAAGAGAGAATCAGTGACAACCGGGACCACATCCAACTGGGCGTTGGGGAGTTAACCAAGAAGCATGAAAAGAAGTAA